In a single window of the Prochlorococcus marinus CUG1415 genome:
- a CDS encoding DUF1330 domain-containing protein has translation MSKGFWLVTTTVTNQAFAEYVEAFQPWIESVGGSVLAKDLESKTVEGKGGKLSVIIQFPSKQAAIDAYNSSEYQELSKLRWANSSDTNITIMDGGVTH, from the coding sequence ATGTCCAAAGGGTTTTGGCTCGTTACTACCACAGTTACAAATCAAGCGTTTGCTGAATATGTTGAAGCATTTCAACCGTGGATCGAGTCAGTAGGTGGTTCTGTATTAGCAAAGGATTTAGAAAGTAAAACTGTAGAAGGAAAGGGTGGAAAATTATCAGTAATTATTCAGTTCCCATCTAAGCAAGCGGCAATTGATGCTTACAATAGTTCTGAATATCAGGAACTAAGTAAGTTACGCTGGGCCAACTCAAGTGATACAAATATCACAATAATGGATGGTGGTGTGACTCATTAA
- a CDS encoding DsrE family protein has translation MSIITDNKVLVNISSGIKSKNKVTLGLLAALAAENEGHQVTLFLEGNGVNILNCKTAGEIVGKGTGDLYEHLENLKNSNVTIYVSEMSAKSRGYDNTLLHGYKAEFAMPNVLIEESIKADSVLCY, from the coding sequence ATGTCTATCATTACCGACAATAAAGTACTAGTTAATATTTCCAGCGGTATAAAATCCAAGAATAAAGTAACTTTAGGATTATTGGCTGCCCTTGCTGCAGAGAACGAAGGGCATCAAGTAACTCTTTTTCTAGAGGGAAACGGAGTAAACATACTAAATTGCAAAACAGCTGGTGAAATAGTTGGTAAGGGGACTGGAGATTTATACGAACATCTTGAAAATTTAAAAAATTCAAACGTCACCATATATGTCTCAGAAATGTCAGCCAAATCGAGGGGTTACGATAACACGCTGCTTCACGGATATAAGGCAGAATTTGCGATGCCCAATGTACTAATTGAAGAGTCAATTAAAGCGGATAGCGTACTTTGCTATTAA
- a CDS encoding high light inducible protein, with protein sequence MNETKTVEKEKIVAEKLNGRFAMIGFIALIGAYLTTGQIIPGFV encoded by the coding sequence ATGAACGAAACAAAAACAGTTGAGAAGGAAAAAATCGTAGCTGAGAAGCTTAACGGTAGATTTGCGATGATTGGCTTTATTGCACTTATTGGCGCATATCTAACAACAGGACAAATTATTCCAGGGTTTGTATAA
- a CDS encoding DUF1651 domain-containing protein has product MDSEARKITEEAWLICPNWTEVRRFTKNKNNKDKFFEYMFIDSGIVVGALGENPPLMKTRKEIEIDEARKEYQKLITSGWQVTEPKW; this is encoded by the coding sequence ATGGATAGTGAAGCAAGAAAGATAACAGAGGAAGCATGGTTAATATGTCCTAACTGGACTGAGGTAAGAAGATTTACGAAGAATAAGAATAATAAGGATAAGTTTTTTGAGTATATGTTTATTGATAGTGGAATAGTTGTTGGAGCGTTAGGTGAAAATCCACCGCTTATGAAAACAAGAAAAGAAATAGAAATAGATGAAGCTAGGAAGGAGTATCAAAAATTAATTACATCAGGATGGCAAGTAACTGAACCTAAATGGTAA
- a CDS encoding high light inducible protein, with protein sequence MSKFKDNFSSESFYPDSNYYLDQENTPKEIPLSEDQISNMGEIFEWPDSYWFIAERTNGRLAMIGFMAVIINYTLFGWIAYPIL encoded by the coding sequence ATGAGTAAATTTAAAGATAATTTTTCAAGCGAAAGCTTTTACCCAGATAGTAATTATTATCTTGATCAGGAAAATACTCCTAAAGAGATTCCACTTTCAGAAGATCAAATATCTAATATGGGGGAAATCTTTGAATGGCCAGATAGCTATTGGTTTATTGCGGAAAGAACAAATGGCAGGCTTGCAATGATTGGATTTATGGCTGTCATTATTAACTACACCTTATTTGGTTGGATAGCATATCCAATTCTTTAA
- the psbN gene encoding photosystem II reaction center protein PsbN has product MLGTIKDPTLFLLLSSVGISLFGSVGYGIYTTVGPSSYKLRDTIKDHARMHELGIAHAHNRHNHNEAEHIH; this is encoded by the coding sequence ATGTTAGGAACAATTAAAGATCCAACTTTATTTTTGCTTTTGAGTAGTGTTGGAATTTCACTATTTGGCTCAGTAGGCTATGGAATTTATACAACAGTTGGACCATCATCTTATAAGTTAAGAGACACAATTAAAGATCATGCAAGAATGCATGAATTAGGAATTGCTCATGCTCACAATCGTCATAATCATAATGAAGCAGAACATATTCACTAA
- a CDS encoding ferredoxin--nitrite reductase, which translates to MQYYLNDKKLNKIEKQKAEKDGLKIFEELDDYALKGWEEMDEVDLQMRLKWYGLFWRPKTPGRFMMRLRVPNGILNSNQLKVIASIVARYGEDGSADITTRQNIQLRGVLINDLPDIIKRLREVDITSVQSGMDNPRNVTGNPLAGIDPEEIIDTRKYTSELENYLTNSGNGNPEFSNLPRKWNTAVAGAKDNFLLHNDLIFHPVFKNGILGFGVWVGGILSATLNAYALPLDVWVEEKDICKITGIICSLWRDNGDRFLRNKGRFRYYLNSIGIEKFRELVEEKFGTLSNDPGSIFNAKQRSLFGINKQKQNNLYFAGLHIPVGRLCVEDIQEIARLSEKYGQSEVRLTEDQNLIIVGLKDNILEEFGDEEIINKFKLNPSHFSASTVSCTGSSYCSFALANTKDIARNISEKLDLELELSEEVKIHWTGCPNNCGQAHMGGIGMTGTKVKKEGGGTEDGYNVSIGGRQDHLQTLGETEFKKVSKHEIYNLIKEILINKFNAKLKT; encoded by the coding sequence ATGCAATATTATTTAAATGATAAAAAATTAAATAAGATTGAAAAGCAAAAGGCGGAAAAAGATGGTCTGAAAATTTTTGAAGAGTTAGATGATTACGCTCTTAAAGGATGGGAAGAAATGGATGAAGTGGATTTGCAAATGCGCTTAAAGTGGTATGGCCTTTTTTGGAGACCAAAAACTCCTGGAAGATTTATGATGAGGCTTAGGGTTCCTAATGGTATTTTAAATTCTAATCAGTTAAAAGTAATAGCATCAATAGTTGCTAGATATGGAGAAGACGGTTCTGCGGATATAACAACTAGGCAAAATATTCAATTAAGGGGAGTTTTGATAAATGATCTACCAGATATTATTAAAAGACTTAGGGAGGTTGATATTACATCCGTTCAGTCTGGAATGGATAATCCAAGAAATGTTACTGGCAATCCACTAGCGGGAATTGATCCTGAAGAAATTATAGATACAAGAAAATATACTTCTGAATTAGAAAATTACTTAACAAATTCTGGTAATGGCAACCCCGAATTCTCGAATTTACCGAGGAAGTGGAATACTGCAGTTGCAGGAGCAAAAGATAATTTTCTTCTACATAATGATCTTATCTTTCATCCTGTTTTTAAAAATGGAATCTTAGGCTTTGGTGTCTGGGTAGGAGGAATATTGTCAGCAACTTTGAATGCTTATGCTCTACCTCTAGATGTCTGGGTAGAAGAAAAAGATATATGCAAAATAACTGGAATTATTTGTTCTCTTTGGCGAGATAATGGAGATAGATTTCTCAGAAATAAAGGAAGATTTAGATATTATTTGAACTCTATAGGTATCGAAAAATTTAGAGAACTTGTAGAAGAAAAATTTGGAACCTTGTCTAACGATCCAGGCTCAATTTTCAACGCAAAACAAAGAAGTTTATTTGGGATTAATAAACAAAAACAAAACAATCTTTACTTCGCTGGATTACATATTCCTGTAGGAAGATTATGTGTAGAAGACATACAAGAAATTGCAAGACTAAGTGAAAAATATGGACAAAGTGAAGTAAGACTAACCGAAGATCAAAATCTAATTATTGTTGGCCTGAAAGATAATATTTTAGAAGAATTTGGTGATGAAGAAATTATTAATAAATTCAAATTAAATCCATCCCATTTTTCAGCGAGTACAGTTTCATGTACAGGGAGTAGTTATTGTAGCTTTGCTCTTGCAAATACCAAAGATATAGCAAGGAATATTTCTGAAAAATTAGATCTAGAACTTGAATTATCAGAGGAGGTTAAAATTCATTGGACAGGTTGTCCAAATAATTGTGGACAAGCTCATATGGGTGGTATTGGCATGACTGGTACAAAGGTAAAAAAAGAGGGAGGTGGAACTGAGGATGGCTATAATGTCAGTATTGGAGGGAGACAAGATCACCTGCAAACCTTAGGCGAAACTGAATTTAAAAAAGTTAGTAAACATGAAATTTATAATTTAATCAAAGAAATTTTAATCAACAAGTTTAATGCAAAGTTAAAAACCTAA
- the moaB gene encoding molybdenum cofactor biosynthesis protein B, which translates to MVSIALLTVSDTRNTKNDESGNYLLQEAEKSGHNIFDKIICKDDIYLIRKYISDWISDPNIDVIITTGGTGITARDVTPEAIRPLLDKEIDGFGETFRFLSFKKIGTSTLQSRCIAGSANGKFLFVLPGSKDAVMTGWQDIISYQLNENTKPCNLINLIDKLKK; encoded by the coding sequence GTGGTTTCTATAGCTTTGCTTACTGTTTCTGATACTCGTAACACAAAAAATGATGAGAGTGGAAATTATCTCCTGCAAGAGGCTGAGAAATCAGGACACAATATCTTTGATAAGATAATTTGCAAAGATGATATTTATTTAATTAGAAAATATATAAGCGATTGGATCTCAGATCCAAATATTGATGTGATTATCACAACAGGTGGTACAGGAATTACAGCAAGGGACGTTACTCCTGAAGCTATTAGACCTTTATTAGATAAAGAGATTGATGGTTTTGGGGAAACTTTTAGATTTTTATCATTTAAAAAGATAGGAACAAGTACTTTACAAAGTAGGTGTATTGCAGGGTCTGCAAATGGGAAGTTTTTATTCGTTTTGCCTGGATCTAAGGATGCTGTAATGACAGGTTGGCAAGATATAATTTCTTATCAACTTAATGAAAATACAAAACCTTGTAATTTAATAAATCTCATTGATAAGTTAAAAAAATAA
- a CDS encoding MoaD/ThiS family protein, with amino-acid sequence MESEKSNKIKVVLLSSIAEDLGWNEKFLKIEGSQMKVFSVWKLINSKLPQDNIIVSINQEITDMDAKINPDDEVAFMPMFTGG; translated from the coding sequence ATGGAAAGCGAGAAATCTAACAAAATTAAAGTGGTTTTATTATCTAGTATCGCTGAAGATCTAGGATGGAATGAAAAATTTCTTAAAATTGAAGGCTCTCAAATGAAGGTTTTTTCTGTATGGAAGTTAATTAATTCTAAATTACCTCAAGATAATATTATCGTTTCTATAAATCAAGAAATTACAGATATGGATGCGAAGATTAATCCGGATGATGAGGTGGCATTTATGCCAATGTTTACTGGTGGATAA
- a CDS encoding molybdenum cofactor biosynthesis protein MoaE has translation MMRWHLCQCLLVDNLRIQFKILEETFNPYKEFELWENVNKNSANSLFIGRVRPFDQFGNNLKKLEIVHYKGMTENYIKRYLVNIAEKQDDLSIFLLHRIGFIYPNEPIILIAVSANHRGIANKYLQEILEFTKYKVPFWKKEWTFKGSSWVKKNTDLGFEL, from the coding sequence ATGATGAGGTGGCATTTATGCCAATGTTTACTGGTGGATAATTTAAGAATACAATTTAAAATCCTAGAAGAAACTTTTAATCCTTATAAAGAATTCGAACTTTGGGAGAATGTCAATAAAAATTCAGCAAACTCACTTTTTATTGGAAGAGTAAGACCCTTTGATCAATTTGGAAATAATTTAAAGAAACTAGAAATTGTTCATTATAAAGGAATGACCGAAAATTATATTAAAAGATATTTAGTGAACATTGCTGAAAAACAGGATGATTTATCTATTTTTCTCTTACACAGGATAGGTTTCATTTACCCTAATGAACCTATTATTTTAATAGCAGTAAGTGCTAATCATAGAGGCATTGCAAATAAATATCTCCAGGAAATACTTGAATTTACAAAATATAAAGTTCCTTTTTGGAAAAAAGAATGGACTTTTAAAGGATCCTCATGGGTAAAAAAGAATACTGACTTAGGGTTTGAATTATAA
- a CDS encoding molybdopterin molybdotransferase MoeA — protein MGIDINNQGLYLNDAIKKILEEIDTLIVKNNILHKEEINLDEALGKVSMEEILSEEDIPGYRSSVMDGYALGESTTKGNKWKIVGESFPGKPFNDLLKKGEAVMISTGSFVPDNCFSVIPQEQVSLELLNGNEYIVIKEKSSNNSWIREKNDQVFKGEILIKKGVKITPGILSKLASCGIKTIKVSKISKLGLLITGDELIKSGTARKKGEIWESNSILIKSIANNIGFEINEIHIEKDNYQNIKNSLRNISEFNDVVISVGGISVGKKDFLKDIINEIGEIKFWKLFLKPGKPFAFGLINKKIPYFGLPGNPVSAAITFIQLVWPALQKLEGITNIEFPLRIKVKLNSDLKRRKGRPELLRGKLIVNEEGELIADISEEQSSSKISSISNSDLLIEIPSEIDFCQKGDSLWAQLLKNNFL, from the coding sequence ATGGGAATTGATATCAATAATCAGGGTCTTTATTTAAATGATGCTATTAAAAAAATCTTGGAAGAGATAGATACTTTAATAGTGAAAAATAATATTTTACATAAGGAAGAGATCAATTTAGACGAAGCACTTGGAAAAGTTTCTATGGAGGAAATCTTATCTGAGGAAGATATACCAGGTTATAGATCATCAGTTATGGATGGATATGCTTTAGGAGAATCAACTACAAAAGGAAATAAATGGAAAATTGTCGGAGAGTCTTTTCCCGGGAAGCCATTTAATGACCTTCTTAAAAAAGGTGAAGCTGTAATGATTAGCACAGGTTCGTTTGTGCCAGATAATTGTTTCTCTGTGATACCTCAAGAACAAGTTTCTTTAGAACTTTTAAACGGAAATGAGTATATTGTTATAAAAGAAAAATCATCTAATAACTCTTGGATTAGAGAAAAAAATGATCAAGTATTTAAAGGTGAAATATTAATCAAGAAAGGGGTAAAGATTACACCAGGGATTTTAAGTAAATTAGCAAGTTGTGGGATAAAAACTATAAAAGTTAGTAAAATTTCTAAATTAGGTTTACTAATTACTGGAGATGAACTTATCAAATCAGGAACTGCAAGAAAGAAAGGAGAAATATGGGAAAGTAATAGTATTTTGATAAAATCAATCGCAAATAATATTGGATTTGAAATTAATGAAATTCATATAGAAAAAGATAATTATCAAAATATTAAAAATTCTCTTAGAAATATTTCTGAATTTAATGATGTGGTTATTTCAGTTGGTGGGATATCAGTGGGTAAAAAAGATTTTTTAAAAGATATTATTAATGAGATAGGAGAAATTAAATTTTGGAAACTATTTTTAAAGCCAGGAAAACCCTTTGCTTTTGGATTGATAAATAAAAAAATTCCTTATTTTGGATTACCGGGGAATCCCGTTTCAGCAGCTATTACGTTTATCCAACTTGTGTGGCCCGCGCTTCAGAAACTTGAAGGCATTACTAATATTGAATTCCCTCTTAGGATTAAGGTTAAGCTGAATTCTGATTTGAAAAGAAGAAAAGGGAGACCAGAATTACTTAGAGGAAAACTTATTGTTAATGAAGAAGGTGAATTGATTGCAGATATTTCTGAAGAACAATCCTCATCAAAGATTAGTTCAATATCTAATTCAGATTTATTAATAGAAATACCCTCTGAAATTGATTTTTGTCAGAAAGGAGATTCATTATGGGCACAACTTTTAAAAAATAATTTTTTATAA
- the moaC gene encoding cyclic pyranopterin monophosphate synthase MoaC, with translation MDKSLTHINERGEMSIVDISDKVETKREALAEGYINLNKEILEKIKNEKIKKGDIFAAARFSAINGAKKTSDLIPLCHNLSLNKITIDFEICESVKAIKIIAFCKSHSKTGVEMEALTSVSIGLLTLYDMLKALDPFITIDNIRLLEKKGGKNGILKRS, from the coding sequence ATGGATAAATCTTTAACTCATATTAATGAAAGGGGAGAAATGAGCATAGTTGATATTTCAGATAAAGTAGAAACTAAAAGAGAGGCTTTAGCAGAAGGATACATTAATTTAAACAAAGAAATATTAGAAAAAATAAAAAATGAAAAAATTAAAAAAGGTGATATTTTTGCAGCTGCTAGATTTTCTGCAATAAATGGTGCAAAAAAAACCTCAGACCTTATTCCTCTCTGTCATAATTTATCATTAAATAAAATCACAATTGATTTTGAAATTTGTGAGTCAGTGAAAGCAATTAAAATTATTGCTTTTTGCAAATCTCATTCTAAAACAGGTGTTGAGATGGAGGCTCTTACATCAGTTTCAATTGGTCTTCTTACTCTATATGACATGCTTAAAGCTTTAGATCCTTTTATAACAATTGACAATATTCGCCTTTTAGAAAAAAAAGGTGGTAAAAATGGAATATTAAAAAGAAGTTAA
- a CDS encoding nitrate reductase associated protein has protein sequence MVNSQSNHYFNFEDDFIKDLRCIPLCVRRKLDLIGIKLKLTHWQDFNLIEKNKIVDWPDSKNDLFDLKTFLKEITSNSKYGEAKEIEISINQPWQNKNKVPDQVLKSALARGINISVEKWSNLNELDRFAFCKLVRPSHEHNNLDRAFDEILK, from the coding sequence TTGGTCAACAGTCAATCAAATCATTATTTTAATTTCGAGGATGATTTTATTAAAGACTTAAGATGCATACCTTTGTGTGTAAGAAGGAAACTTGATTTAATTGGAATAAAATTGAAACTTACTCATTGGCAAGATTTTAATTTAATTGAAAAAAATAAGATAGTAGATTGGCCAGATTCAAAAAACGATCTTTTTGATTTAAAAACTTTTTTGAAAGAAATTACATCCAATTCAAAATATGGAGAAGCAAAAGAAATAGAAATTTCAATTAATCAACCTTGGCAAAATAAAAATAAAGTTCCTGACCAAGTTCTAAAATCGGCACTAGCAAGGGGAATTAATATTTCTGTTGAAAAATGGAGCAATTTAAACGAACTAGATAGATTTGCTTTTTGCAAATTAGTTAGACCCAGTCATGAACACAACAATTTGGATAGAGCATTTGATGAGATTCTAAAATAA
- a CDS encoding molybdopterin oxidoreductase family protein, with the protein MNFTKSQCPYCGVGCGLKMRPKSLVSDDKWLVSGDRDSPSTQGKLCVKGATVCETLKDGRLKEPLYRENLNEEFKQISWDESYEILKENILSSIKNYGPDSIAMYGSGQFHTEDYYVAQKLLKGAIGTNNFDANSRLCMSSAVAGYNRSFGSDGPPCCYEDIDHCSLILLIGTNTAECHPVLFDRIKKRKRNVNDNLKVIVIDPRETETSSIADFYLQISSGTDLFLFIGIANYLYKNQLTDQNFINKSTESYFHFVKHIQKWDLKKISEICNISEQTIFDIAKLWGESKNVLSLWSMGLNQRQEGTAAVNGLINLHLMTGQIGKEGSGPFSLTGQPNAMGGREAGGLSHLLPGYRFVKNKIDRNEIEKIWGFPEGKISAKQGLSAFEQIEAIKKGSVKIWWIAATNPLVSMPNLNFVKKALSKCPLIILNESYEQSESIKYAHLVLPAAQWSEKDGVMTNSERRVTLCPSFRESNKNSKPDWQIFAELGQKIGYLKQFEYESSSDVYDEFLKTTTKRLCDMSGLSYQLLKNHGPQQWPYPKGSVPSTSSKRLYEDGHFPTETGKANFCIDDPIGLAEPPSDEYPLILTIGRYLSQWHTMTRTSKVQKLTKKNPEPLLEINSKDALSLKIKNDEIVKIKSKRGEVQAKVQITDKIKAGTVFLPMHWGFSQKNMCEVNSLMHEKSCPISKQPELKACAVIIVPN; encoded by the coding sequence ATGAATTTTACTAAAAGTCAATGCCCATATTGCGGTGTTGGCTGTGGGTTAAAAATGAGGCCTAAAAGTTTGGTTTCTGATGATAAATGGTTAGTAAGTGGAGATAGGGATAGTCCTTCAACTCAAGGTAAATTGTGCGTAAAAGGAGCAACAGTATGTGAGACTTTAAAAGACGGGAGATTAAAAGAACCACTTTATAGGGAAAATTTAAATGAAGAATTTAAACAAATTTCCTGGGACGAATCATACGAAATTCTGAAAGAGAATATTTTGAGTTCTATAAAAAATTATGGACCTGATTCAATAGCTATGTATGGCTCAGGTCAATTTCATACTGAAGATTATTACGTAGCCCAAAAGCTTCTCAAAGGAGCAATAGGCACAAATAATTTTGATGCTAATTCAAGACTATGTATGAGCTCAGCAGTAGCTGGATATAACAGAAGTTTTGGCTCTGATGGCCCACCTTGTTGTTATGAAGATATTGATCATTGCTCTTTAATTTTGTTAATAGGGACAAATACTGCAGAATGTCATCCGGTTCTTTTTGATCGAATTAAAAAACGTAAAAGAAACGTAAATGATAATTTAAAAGTAATAGTAATCGATCCAAGAGAAACTGAAACTTCATCCATAGCAGATTTTTACTTACAAATTTCTTCTGGAACAGATCTTTTTTTATTTATTGGGATTGCGAATTATCTTTATAAGAATCAATTAACTGATCAAAATTTCATTAATAAGTCGACCGAAAGCTATTTTCATTTTGTAAAACATATACAAAAATGGGATTTAAAAAAAATAAGTGAAATTTGCAATATATCTGAGCAGACAATTTTTGATATTGCAAAATTATGGGGAGAAAGCAAAAATGTTTTAAGTCTCTGGTCGATGGGTTTGAATCAAAGGCAAGAGGGTACAGCAGCCGTAAATGGGCTAATAAATCTTCATCTAATGACCGGCCAAATAGGCAAAGAAGGTTCTGGTCCTTTTTCCTTAACTGGCCAACCAAACGCTATGGGTGGGAGAGAAGCTGGAGGACTATCTCACCTTCTTCCAGGATATAGGTTTGTAAAAAATAAAATAGACAGGAATGAAATTGAAAAAATATGGGGGTTCCCTGAGGGAAAGATATCTGCAAAACAGGGTCTATCTGCATTTGAACAAATAGAAGCTATAAAAAAAGGATCTGTGAAAATTTGGTGGATTGCAGCTACGAACCCTTTGGTTAGCATGCCTAATTTAAACTTTGTAAAAAAAGCACTTTCAAAATGTCCTTTAATTATCCTCAACGAATCATATGAACAAAGTGAATCAATTAAATATGCTCATCTAGTTTTGCCGGCGGCTCAATGGAGCGAAAAAGATGGTGTTATGACAAATTCAGAAAGAAGAGTAACCCTTTGCCCATCTTTCAGAGAATCGAATAAAAATTCAAAACCAGATTGGCAAATATTTGCTGAATTAGGACAGAAGATAGGCTATTTAAAACAATTTGAATATGAATCTTCATCGGATGTTTATGATGAATTTTTAAAAACGACTACAAAAAGATTATGTGATATGAGCGGATTATCATATCAATTATTAAAAAATCATGGTCCTCAACAATGGCCTTATCCTAAAGGCAGCGTACCTAGTACATCTTCAAAAAGATTATATGAAGATGGTCATTTCCCAACTGAGACTGGCAAAGCAAATTTTTGTATTGATGATCCTATAGGGTTGGCTGAACCCCCTTCAGATGAGTACCCACTAATTTTGACAATTGGAAGATATCTAAGTCAATGGCATACAATGACAAGAACTTCTAAAGTTCAAAAACTTACAAAAAAGAATCCAGAACCGTTATTGGAAATTAATTCTAAAGATGCTTTATCTTTAAAAATCAAAAATGATGAAATAGTAAAAATTAAATCCAAAAGAGGGGAAGTTCAAGCAAAAGTTCAGATTACTGACAAAATTAAAGCAGGTACAGTTTTTTTACCAATGCATTGGGGTTTTAGTCAAAAAAATATGTGTGAAGTAAACTCTTTGATGCATGAGAAGTCATGCCCGATATCAAAACAACCAGAATTAAAAGCATGTGCAGTAATAATTGTTCCAAACTAG
- a CDS encoding NarK family nitrate/nitrite MFS transporter, which yields MLSDVWSLNGKYRTLHLTWFAFFLTFVVWFNLAPLATTVKADLGLSVAQIRTVAICNVALTIPARVLIGMLLDKFGPRKTYSTILIFSVVPCLLFASAQDFNQLVIARLLLSIVGAGFVIGIRMVSEWFPPKEIGLAEGIYGGWGNFGSAFSALSLVAVAGFLSFSGGFELPTGAVLNWRGAIALTGIISFVYGIIYFFSVTDTPPGKPYQRPAKTAGLEVTSIRDFWGLIGMNIPFAAILSVLCWRLQKVGFLTSSTYPIALLAVLAWFVFQTWGIVRTNIELLKGTKIYPKEDRYEFKQVAILELTYIVNFGSELAVVSMLPSFFEFTFDLPKAVAGILASCYAFVNLIARPAGGLISDRTGNRKNTMGFLTMGLGFGYLLMSLIKPGTFTGSAGILMAVFLTMLCSFFVQSGEGSTFALVPLVKKRVTGQIAGLVGAYGNVGAVTYLNIYSLLPLWMGGGKDPSPEIIAASNSAFFQVLGIAGLIVGFFCYFFLKEPQGSFADAYEGEKAENYV from the coding sequence ATGTTAAGTGATGTTTGGTCTTTGAATGGCAAATATAGAACTCTTCACCTCACCTGGTTTGCCTTTTTCCTTACTTTTGTTGTTTGGTTTAATCTCGCACCTCTTGCAACTACTGTTAAAGCCGATTTAGGTTTATCTGTCGCTCAAATTAGGACAGTAGCAATATGTAATGTTGCTTTAACTATTCCTGCAAGAGTTTTGATTGGAATGTTATTGGATAAATTTGGTCCAAGAAAAACCTACTCAACAATCTTGATATTTTCTGTAGTCCCATGTTTATTATTTGCTAGTGCGCAAGACTTCAATCAACTTGTAATTGCGAGATTGCTTTTATCAATAGTTGGCGCAGGATTTGTTATTGGAATAAGAATGGTATCTGAATGGTTCCCTCCCAAAGAAATTGGATTAGCTGAGGGAATATATGGAGGATGGGGAAATTTTGGATCTGCTTTTTCTGCACTTTCTCTTGTTGCCGTTGCTGGATTCTTGTCTTTTTCAGGAGGTTTTGAGTTGCCAACTGGAGCTGTACTGAATTGGAGAGGAGCTATTGCGCTTACAGGAATTATTTCTTTTGTTTATGGAATTATTTATTTCTTTAGTGTGACTGACACACCTCCAGGAAAACCCTACCAAAGGCCTGCAAAAACAGCTGGTTTAGAAGTAACAAGTATAAGAGATTTCTGGGGTTTAATTGGAATGAATATTCCATTCGCAGCAATTCTTTCAGTACTATGTTGGAGACTTCAGAAGGTAGGTTTTCTAACTTCTTCTACTTATCCAATAGCTTTGCTTGCAGTATTGGCTTGGTTTGTTTTTCAGACTTGGGGAATTGTAAGGACAAATATTGAATTGTTGAAAGGAACTAAAATTTACCCTAAAGAAGATAGATATGAATTCAAACAAGTAGCTATTTTGGAATTAACTTACATAGTAAATTTTGGTTCTGAATTGGCAGTAGTTTCTATGCTTCCTAGTTTCTTTGAATTTACTTTTGATTTACCTAAAGCTGTAGCTGGAATTTTGGCATCATGTTATGCATTTGTGAATTTAATAGCTAGACCTGCAGGAGGATTAATATCTGACAGAACAGGTAATAGAAAAAATACAATGGGATTCCTGACAATGGGATTAGGTTTTGGATATCTATTGATGTCTTTAATAAAACCTGGAACTTTTACAGGATCAGCAGGAATTCTTATGGCTGTATTTTTAACTATGCTCTGTTCATTTTTCGTTCAATCAGGAGAAGGTTCAACTTTTGCTTTAGTTCCTTTAGTTAAAAAGAGAGTGACAGGACAAATAGCTGGATTGGTTGGGGCTTATGGAAATGTTGGTGCGGTAACTTATCTAAATATTTATAGCCTTTTACCTTTATGGATGGGAGGAGGTAAAGATCCTTCGCCAGAAATAATTGCTGCTTCCAATAGTGCTTTCTTCCAAGTTTTGGGTATAGCAGGATTAATAGTTGGATTCTTCTGTTATTTCTTTTTAAAAGAACCTCAAGGATCATTCGCAGATGCTTATGAAGGGGAAAAAGCTGAAAATTATGTTTAA